The proteins below come from a single Etheostoma spectabile isolate EspeVRDwgs_2016 chromosome 4, UIUC_Espe_1.0, whole genome shotgun sequence genomic window:
- the manbal gene encoding protein MANBAL, producing the protein MSAELDLSPPEVPEPTFLESLLRYGLFLGAIFQLICILAVIVPTSKGHEQEETESTDGKATEQMKKPKGPAPQIRQKPKKESKKKR; encoded by the exons atgtCTGCAGAACTGGACCTGTCCCCTCCGGAGGTCCCTGAACCCACCTTTCTAGAGAGCCTGCTGCGCTACGGGCTGTTTCTGGGTGCCATCTTCCAGCTCATTTGCATCCTGGCTGTCATCGTCCCCACATCCAAGGGACATGAACAG GAGGAGACTGAGTCCACTGATGGCAAGGCCACTGAACAGATGAAGAAACCTAAAGGACCGGCACCTCAGATTCGacagaaaccaaaaaaagagagcaaaaagaaacgatag
- the nfatc2b gene encoding nuclear factor of activated T-cells, cytoplasmic 2 isoform X1, whose product MTSGGLGFAEGLGPDISQEELDFSDLFLYNPPGEDFHVCYKKDESGALLQTANQPPLLVVDHHTAYISSSNQPASSQGPSSHSPATENLSGAVFDSLGLASRPGTIPAPSPRIEITPSGDSLNSQTLEPSPGTKALGPYRECVSPASSNSSTGWPLSPLASPCVSPNGGGCGIGLSGLDLCIHPSSAHSSPGASPRNSITDETFLLPQHQRTASSLPHQRSRSASPHGKRSYDKAHSCQGGTPVKQRSRSPSPIPSPHEQQGSYYVHQYQAQAEFQSQAQAPSPGLEEMLSSLSSSLPRVMPSAVVRDAHGQAQRKDCVYGEGYDYEVKSETFYMCPTVWPPPHPVHHGAFGGIPVAPLPSLEWPLPSQSGQYELIIKQEPRSHHRAHYETEGSRGAVKTPNGGHPEVQLCGYQGTAPLGLQVFIGTADERILKPHAFYQVHRITGKTVTTPSMERMINGTKVLEIPLEPKNHMRVAIDCVGILKLRNADIELRNGETDIGRKNTRVRLVFRVHIPQPGGQLTSLQAASPPIECSQRSAQELPAVERQDLDRCSVLGGQQMVLTGQNFTSDSKVIFSEKTQDGQQIWEVEATVDRDKTQANMLFVEIPPYRNRTISHPAKVNFYVINGKKKRSQPQHFTYTPVIAIKAEPLDDYQLNSYVYSDNQSPAGLSMKSLYHHLEQESNLQALSVSPTMYHLTTVDPRAHVLIPDPLDDQPVYYQSRASTLINNPVLYHTADQRYSNCGATLLSGSQMASHPATTPSQCVSARTPVGKVGGCPQVGDSFEACLVSRHQSYVQTALPLGKSPPSRFIQGDVQGKAVSRVEPLTQISSGRENHEERAPEKVTVKQENLRYAYLEDVNDIIRRDMKGHNGK is encoded by the exons ATGACTTCTGGAGGTTTGGGCTTCGCCGAGGGCCTGGGGCCAGACATCAGTCAAGAGGAGTTGGACTTCTCCGACCTGTTTCTGTATAATCCACCTGGGGAGGACTTCCATGTCTGCTATAAGAAAG ATGAATCAGGTGCTCTCCTTCAGACCGCCAACCAGCCTCCTCTGCTGGTAGTCGACCATCACACTGCATACATCTCCAGCTCCAACCAGCCAGCCTCCAGTCAGGGCCCCTCCTCTCACAGCCCAGCCACAGAAAACCTGTCAGGGGCAGTGTTCGACTCCTTGGGGCTTGCATCAAGACCAGGGACCATCCCTGCTCCCAGCCCCAGGATTGAGATCACTCCGTCGGGTGACTCTCTGAACTCTCAGACCCTGGAGCCGAGCCCTGGCACCAAAGCTCTGGGGCCCTACCGGGAGTGTGTGAGCCCTGCCAGCAGTAACTCCTCCACAGGCTGGCCTCTCTCTCCTTTGGCTTCACCGTGTGTCTCCCCTAATGGAGGCGGCTGTGGCATTGGGTTGTCTGGCTTGGACCTCTGCATCCACCCTTCTTCTGCCCACTCCTCTCCTGGAGCCTCACCTCGCAACAGCATCACAGATGAGACCTTTCTCCTGCCCCAGCACCAACGCACCGCTTCATCGCTTCCCCACCAACGCTCCCGCTCTGCCTCGCCACATGGGAAGCGTTCCTATGACAAGGCCCACTCCTGTCAGGGGGGTACTCCTGTCAAGCAGCGCTCCCGGAGCCCCAGCCCCATTCCCTCGCCCCATGAGCAGCAGGGGTCCTACTATGTCCACCAATACCAGGCTCAAGCTGAGTTCCAGTCCCAGGCTCAGGCCCCCTCCCCGGGCCTGGAGGAGATGCTGAGCAGCCTCAGCTCCAGTCTACCCAGAGTGATGCCTTCTGCAGTGGTGCGAGATGCACATGGGCAGGCCCAGAGAAAGGACTGTGTTTATGGAGAGGGGTATGACTATGAAGTCAAGTCTGAAACCTTCTATATGTGCCCAACAGTGTGGCCTCCTCCTCATCCAGTTCACCACGGAGCATTtgg TGGTATCCCCGTGGCTCCACTTCCGTCTTTAGAGTGGCCATTGCCCAGTCAGTCCGGTCAATACGAGCTTATTATTAAGCAAGAGCCCAGATCTCATCACAGAGCTCACTATGAGACTGAGGGCAGCAGAGGAGCTGTAAAGACACCTAACGGAGGACATCCAGAAGTTCAG CTCTGTGGGTACCAAGGCACAGCTCCACTGGGGCTGCAAGTCTTCATAGGAACAGCAGACGAGAGGATTCTAAAACCACACGCCTTCTACCAGGTCCATCGCATCACCGGGAAGACCGTCACCACGCCTAGCATGGAGAGGATGATCAATGGGACCAAAGTGTTGGAAATCCCTCTGGAACCAAAGAACCACATGAGAGTGGC cATTGACTGTGTAGGAATTCTGAAGTTGAGAAATGCCGACATCGAACTGAGGAATGGTGAGACGGACATTGGACGAAAAAACACACGTGTGCGTTTGGTGTTTCGCGTCCACATTCCTCAACCTGGAGGCCAGCTCACGTCTCTTCAAGCTGCCTCTCCTCCCATTGAATGCT cCCAGCGCTCAGCTCAGGAGCTCCCTGCAGTCGAGAGGCAGGACCTGGACCGATGCTCAGTACTTGGTGGTCAACAAATGGTCCTTACTGGACAGAATTTCACATCTGACTCCAAAGTGATTTTCTCAGAGAAGACACAAG ACGGGCAGCAAATCTGGGAGGTGGAGGCCACGGTGgacagagacaaaacacaagct AACATGCTTTTTGTTGAGATCCCTCCTTATCGAAACCGGACCATTTCCCACCCAGCCAAAGTCAACTTCTACGTCATCAACGGGAAGAAGAAACGGAGTCAGCCCCAGCACTTCACCTACACTCCTGTGATAG ccATTAAAGCAGAACCACTGGATGACTACCAGTTGAATTCGTACGTCTACTCAGACAATCAATCTCCGGCTGGCCTGTCAATGAAGTCACTCTACCATCACCTGGAGCAGGAGAGCAACCTTCAAGCCTTGAGTGTTTCTCCAACTATGTACCATCTAACCACTGTAGACCCCAGAGCCCACGTGTTAATCCCTGATCCACTGGACGACCAACCAGTTTATTACCAGTCTAGAGCCAGCACTCTGATCAACAACCCTGTGCTGTACCACACTGCAGACCAACGTTACAGCAACTGTGGCGCGACCCTCCTCAGTGGTTCCCAGATGGCTTCCCACCCTGCCACCACCCCCAGCCAGTGTGTCAGTGCCAGAACCCCTGTGGGCAAAGTGGGGGGATGTCCTCAGGTCGGTGATTCCTTTGAGGCCTGTTTGGTGTCAAGACATCAGAGTTATGTGCAGACAGCATTGCCACTGGGAAAGTCCCCACCTTCAAGATTCATCCAAGGTGACGTTCAAGGGAAGGCTGTAAGCCGAGTGGAGCCTCTGACCCAGATCAGCTCTGGAAGGGAAAACCATGAGGAACGAGCTCCAGAGAAAGTCACAGTCAAACAAGAAAACCTCCGCTATGCTTACTTGGAGGATG TAAATGACATCATAAGAAGAGACATGAAAGGCCACAATGGAAAGTGA
- the nfatc2b gene encoding nuclear factor of activated T-cells, cytoplasmic 2 isoform X2, protein MTSGGLGFAEGLGPDISQEELDFSDLFLYNPPGEDFHVCYKKDESGALLQTANQPPLLVVPASSQGPSSHSPATENLSGAVFDSLGLASRPGTIPAPSPRIEITPSGDSLNSQTLEPSPGTKALGPYRECVSPASSNSSTGWPLSPLASPCVSPNGGGCGIGLSGLDLCIHPSSAHSSPGASPRNSITDETFLLPQHQRTASSLPHQRSRSASPHGKRSYDKAHSCQGGTPVKQRSRSPSPIPSPHEQQGSYYVHQYQAQAEFQSQAQAPSPGLEEMLSSLSSSLPRVMPSAVVRDAHGQAQRKDCVYGEGYDYEVKSETFYMCPTVWPPPHPVHHGAFGGIPVAPLPSLEWPLPSQSGQYELIIKQEPRSHHRAHYETEGSRGAVKTPNGGHPEVQLCGYQGTAPLGLQVFIGTADERILKPHAFYQVHRITGKTVTTPSMERMINGTKVLEIPLEPKNHMRVAIDCVGILKLRNADIELRNGETDIGRKNTRVRLVFRVHIPQPGGQLTSLQAASPPIECSQRSAQELPAVERQDLDRCSVLGGQQMVLTGQNFTSDSKVIFSEKTQDGQQIWEVEATVDRDKTQANMLFVEIPPYRNRTISHPAKVNFYVINGKKKRSQPQHFTYTPVIAIKAEPLDDYQLNSYVYSDNQSPAGLSMKSLYHHLEQESNLQALSVSPTMYHLTTVDPRAHVLIPDPLDDQPVYYQSRASTLINNPVLYHTADQRYSNCGATLLSGSQMASHPATTPSQCVSARTPVGKVGGCPQVGDSFEACLVSRHQSYVQTALPLGKSPPSRFIQGDVQGKAVSRVEPLTQISSGRENHEERAPEKVTVKQENLRYAYLEDVNDIIRRDMKGHNGK, encoded by the exons ATGACTTCTGGAGGTTTGGGCTTCGCCGAGGGCCTGGGGCCAGACATCAGTCAAGAGGAGTTGGACTTCTCCGACCTGTTTCTGTATAATCCACCTGGGGAGGACTTCCATGTCTGCTATAAGAAAG ATGAATCAGGTGCTCTCCTTCAGACCGCCAACCAGCCTCCTCTGCTGGTAGTC CCAGCCTCCAGTCAGGGCCCCTCCTCTCACAGCCCAGCCACAGAAAACCTGTCAGGGGCAGTGTTCGACTCCTTGGGGCTTGCATCAAGACCAGGGACCATCCCTGCTCCCAGCCCCAGGATTGAGATCACTCCGTCGGGTGACTCTCTGAACTCTCAGACCCTGGAGCCGAGCCCTGGCACCAAAGCTCTGGGGCCCTACCGGGAGTGTGTGAGCCCTGCCAGCAGTAACTCCTCCACAGGCTGGCCTCTCTCTCCTTTGGCTTCACCGTGTGTCTCCCCTAATGGAGGCGGCTGTGGCATTGGGTTGTCTGGCTTGGACCTCTGCATCCACCCTTCTTCTGCCCACTCCTCTCCTGGAGCCTCACCTCGCAACAGCATCACAGATGAGACCTTTCTCCTGCCCCAGCACCAACGCACCGCTTCATCGCTTCCCCACCAACGCTCCCGCTCTGCCTCGCCACATGGGAAGCGTTCCTATGACAAGGCCCACTCCTGTCAGGGGGGTACTCCTGTCAAGCAGCGCTCCCGGAGCCCCAGCCCCATTCCCTCGCCCCATGAGCAGCAGGGGTCCTACTATGTCCACCAATACCAGGCTCAAGCTGAGTTCCAGTCCCAGGCTCAGGCCCCCTCCCCGGGCCTGGAGGAGATGCTGAGCAGCCTCAGCTCCAGTCTACCCAGAGTGATGCCTTCTGCAGTGGTGCGAGATGCACATGGGCAGGCCCAGAGAAAGGACTGTGTTTATGGAGAGGGGTATGACTATGAAGTCAAGTCTGAAACCTTCTATATGTGCCCAACAGTGTGGCCTCCTCCTCATCCAGTTCACCACGGAGCATTtgg TGGTATCCCCGTGGCTCCACTTCCGTCTTTAGAGTGGCCATTGCCCAGTCAGTCCGGTCAATACGAGCTTATTATTAAGCAAGAGCCCAGATCTCATCACAGAGCTCACTATGAGACTGAGGGCAGCAGAGGAGCTGTAAAGACACCTAACGGAGGACATCCAGAAGTTCAG CTCTGTGGGTACCAAGGCACAGCTCCACTGGGGCTGCAAGTCTTCATAGGAACAGCAGACGAGAGGATTCTAAAACCACACGCCTTCTACCAGGTCCATCGCATCACCGGGAAGACCGTCACCACGCCTAGCATGGAGAGGATGATCAATGGGACCAAAGTGTTGGAAATCCCTCTGGAACCAAAGAACCACATGAGAGTGGC cATTGACTGTGTAGGAATTCTGAAGTTGAGAAATGCCGACATCGAACTGAGGAATGGTGAGACGGACATTGGACGAAAAAACACACGTGTGCGTTTGGTGTTTCGCGTCCACATTCCTCAACCTGGAGGCCAGCTCACGTCTCTTCAAGCTGCCTCTCCTCCCATTGAATGCT cCCAGCGCTCAGCTCAGGAGCTCCCTGCAGTCGAGAGGCAGGACCTGGACCGATGCTCAGTACTTGGTGGTCAACAAATGGTCCTTACTGGACAGAATTTCACATCTGACTCCAAAGTGATTTTCTCAGAGAAGACACAAG ACGGGCAGCAAATCTGGGAGGTGGAGGCCACGGTGgacagagacaaaacacaagct AACATGCTTTTTGTTGAGATCCCTCCTTATCGAAACCGGACCATTTCCCACCCAGCCAAAGTCAACTTCTACGTCATCAACGGGAAGAAGAAACGGAGTCAGCCCCAGCACTTCACCTACACTCCTGTGATAG ccATTAAAGCAGAACCACTGGATGACTACCAGTTGAATTCGTACGTCTACTCAGACAATCAATCTCCGGCTGGCCTGTCAATGAAGTCACTCTACCATCACCTGGAGCAGGAGAGCAACCTTCAAGCCTTGAGTGTTTCTCCAACTATGTACCATCTAACCACTGTAGACCCCAGAGCCCACGTGTTAATCCCTGATCCACTGGACGACCAACCAGTTTATTACCAGTCTAGAGCCAGCACTCTGATCAACAACCCTGTGCTGTACCACACTGCAGACCAACGTTACAGCAACTGTGGCGCGACCCTCCTCAGTGGTTCCCAGATGGCTTCCCACCCTGCCACCACCCCCAGCCAGTGTGTCAGTGCCAGAACCCCTGTGGGCAAAGTGGGGGGATGTCCTCAGGTCGGTGATTCCTTTGAGGCCTGTTTGGTGTCAAGACATCAGAGTTATGTGCAGACAGCATTGCCACTGGGAAAGTCCCCACCTTCAAGATTCATCCAAGGTGACGTTCAAGGGAAGGCTGTAAGCCGAGTGGAGCCTCTGACCCAGATCAGCTCTGGAAGGGAAAACCATGAGGAACGAGCTCCAGAGAAAGTCACAGTCAAACAAGAAAACCTCCGCTATGCTTACTTGGAGGATG TAAATGACATCATAAGAAGAGACATGAAAGGCCACAATGGAAAGTGA
- the cyp24a1 gene encoding 1,25-dihydroxyvitamin D(3) 24-hydroxylase, mitochondrial, giving the protein MRTQIQKVPQIVEFLKKKSVGLQHFKPTSSVCVLEEKDAVEAARCPHAASRAHSLDSIPGPTNWPLVGSLFQLLRKGGLTRQHEALVDYHKKFGKIFRLKLGSFESVHIGAPCLLEALYRKEGNYPQRLEIKPWTAYRDMRDEAYGLLILEGKDWQRVRSAFQQKLMKPTEVVKLDRKINEVLLDFVGRIGQINVSGKIEDLYFELNKWSFETICLVLYDKRFGLLQEKVNEEAMNFITAVKTMMSTFGMMMVTPVELHKSLNTKTWQDHTTAWDRIFSTAKVYIDKKLKRNALRAPDDLIGDILHHSCLSKKELYAAITELQIGGVETTANSMLWSIFNLSRNPGAQRKLLEEIRKVVAPDQDPCGEHIKSMPYLKACLKESMRLSPSVPFTSRTLDKDTVLGDYAIPKGTVLMINSHALGSNEEYFEDRKKFKPERWLRENNTINPFAHVPFGIGKRMCIGRRLAELQLHLAMCWLVRDYEIVATDNEPVDVIHSGLLVPNRELPVAFIKR; this is encoded by the exons ATGAGGACGCAGATCCAAAAAGTTCCTCAGATCGTAGAGtttctaaaaaagaaatctgtcgGGCTGCAGCACTTCAAACCAACATCGTCGGTGTGCGTCCTGGAGGAGAAGGATGCTGTGGAGGCTGCGCGCTGCCCCCACGCTGCCTCCAGAGCGCACAGCCTGGACTCGATCCCAGGGCCCACCAACTGGCCCCTCGTCGGCAGTCTATTCCAACTTCTCCGGAAAGGAGGTCTGACAAGACAACACGAGGCACTG GTTGATTATCATAAGAAATTCGGCAAGATTTTCCGGCTGAAGCTGGGCTCTTTCGAGTCGGTGCACATTGGCGCCCCTTGCTTGCTGGAGGCGCTCTATAGGAAGGAGGGAAATTACCCTCAGAGACTGGAGATCAAACCCTGGACAGCATACAGGGACATGAGAGACGAGGCGTACGGGCTCCTCATCCT ggaggGGAAAGACTGGCAGAGAGTGAGGAGCGCTTTTCAGCAGAAACTCATGAAACCGACAGAAGTGGTGAAGCTTGATCGCAAAATAAACGAG GTGTTGCTGGATTTCGTTGGCAGAATTGGACAAATAAACGTCAGTGGAAAGATCGAAGACTTGTACTTCGAACTGAATAAATGGTCTTTTGAGA CCATCTGCCTCGTCCTCTACGACAAGAGATTTGGTCTCCTGCAGGAGAAAGTCAACGAGGAAGCCATGAACTTCATCACAGCTGTGAAAACA aTGATGAGCACATTTGGTATGATGATGGTCACACCTGTGGAGCTCCACAAGAGCCTCAACACCAAAACATGGCAGGACCACACAACAGCATGGGACCGCATTTTCAGCACAg ccAAAGTCTACATAGACAAGAAGCTGAAGAGGAACGCCCTCAGAGCTCCTGATGACTTAATCGGTGACATCTTACACCACAGCTGTCTCTCCAAAAAGGAACTGTACGCAGCCATCACAGAACTACAGATCGGAGGAGTTGAGACG ACCGCCAACAGTATGCTGTGGTCTATTTTCAACTTGTCACGTAACCCAGGCGCCCAGAGGAAGTTGCTGGAAGAGATTAGAAAGGTGGTGGCTCCCGACCAGGACCCGTGTGGAGAGCACATCAAGAGCATGCCCTACCTCAAGGCCTGCCTCAAGGAGTCTATGAG GTTATCGCCATCAGTCCCGTTCACCAGCAGGACTCTGGACAAAGACACTGTGTTGGGAGATTATGCAATTCCCAAAGGA ACAGTTTTAATGATAAACAGCCACGCACTCGGCTCCAACGAGGAGTACTTTGAAGATCGGAAGAAGTTCAAACCTGAGCGCTGGCTGCGGGAGAATAACACCATCAACCCCTTCGCCCACGTTCCCTTCGGCATCGGAAAAAGGATGTGCATTGGCCGACGGCTGGCCGAGCTGCAGCTGCACCTGGCCATGTGCTGG TTGGTAAGAGACTATGAGATCGTAGCAACAGATAATGAGCCGGTCGACGTCATCCATTCAGGACTTTTGGTCCCCAACAGAGAACTTCCCGTTGCCTTTATCAAGAGATGA